The following are encoded in a window of Microbacterium sp. LWO13-1.2 genomic DNA:
- a CDS encoding AAA family ATPase, which produces MRGGLERWKRGVGSQGVRQALGYALKGSCDSHLRETTGADALAGYSAAASAGVTRFTVQAGIITTDALDETRLRRWVDGRDPNTGERRGRDLSSPDADLILDGTINAPKSYSIAALINEDLARELELLQDRLRDRIITIWQRELNARRGAGGRIRESLHRIEVVELQHRRSRALDPHIHRHLWLNVKVQGDDGQWSNVDSRVAMRLHTVINAEGELAARTDPEWMAALARHGYSLNSEGEIAALAHAVRPLSRRSTQIESNRSMLLVAWRREYPGQEPSPDQVHRIDRLAWARARPNKPGDLDETAWEKLIAGELGAIDSDLLRARRKVPFRAVSVEGLDLDLLAAQAIVEADARSACCGGRFSLFDVRAGATRALAGCGVVAPRDHLQRVIDDVIDRALRLATDLLKDEAERPAHVKAYMASTTARLKVELGARFDALSRAGEAIGSDVIVRIAAQVLDEYVVLDERQVQAAAAIAGTDRLVSVTGPAGAGKTTMLRVAKVAIARQGYRMLVVAPTKKAASVAEREIGTSASSLHALLADHGFRWGRDQAGAEAWSRLAVGDVDPATGIEFAGPRRFLLAGGDRVVVDEAGMVDLQTATALATVADETGAGVAMVGDHLQARPVGHSGAMASMTRRATAVVELTAVHRFTDPDYAALTLRMREPASKDVALAVAAELDGRGLIRRVSDHDQAREEMIDAYFRWAANNGRVALVTSSNEEADAINERIQQRRLDRGQLGDTRIVVGQREQRLLEGDIVQTRRNDRRTGVENRAVWVIRNIGPRGVELVSLGDSGDTCTVAHEYTAEHVHLAYASTVRGIQGETTDAAIVGPGVDAAGLYVGMTRGRAHNVAITVARTDAEALDQTADSMMRGIPEVSIEDSIRAARIELGRAARVGDPVRGPVPGLGDRLVRQDISIRAAMAKLLETDARIAAKDSSAHGRKSGAEVDSLTNARAELVAQYEARADEYSELTRQYGGRLHVDGGRSGQSLMGQSAHDHSGVSDTRVPLADGLSLER; this is translated from the coding sequence GTGCGAGGAGGTCTCGAGCGCTGGAAACGAGGTGTCGGATCGCAGGGCGTTCGACAGGCGCTCGGGTACGCGCTCAAGGGCTCGTGTGACTCCCACCTCCGGGAGACAACGGGAGCCGATGCGCTCGCCGGCTACAGCGCCGCCGCATCGGCAGGCGTCACCCGATTCACGGTCCAAGCCGGAATCATCACGACCGACGCGCTTGACGAAACTCGGCTGCGCCGCTGGGTCGACGGGCGCGATCCGAATACGGGCGAGCGCCGCGGCCGCGACCTGAGCTCCCCGGACGCGGATCTGATCCTCGACGGGACCATCAACGCTCCGAAGTCGTACAGCATCGCCGCACTGATCAACGAAGACCTCGCGCGAGAGCTCGAACTCCTACAGGACCGCCTCCGGGATCGGATCATCACAATCTGGCAGCGAGAACTGAATGCGCGGCGCGGCGCCGGTGGGCGCATCCGTGAGTCCCTCCACCGCATCGAGGTCGTCGAACTACAGCATCGACGTTCACGGGCGTTGGACCCGCACATCCACCGGCACCTGTGGCTGAACGTCAAGGTACAGGGCGACGACGGCCAATGGTCTAACGTCGACTCTCGCGTGGCGATGAGGTTGCATACCGTCATCAACGCCGAAGGCGAACTCGCTGCACGCACCGATCCGGAATGGATGGCCGCACTCGCCCGCCACGGGTACTCGCTCAACTCCGAGGGCGAGATCGCAGCACTCGCCCATGCGGTGCGCCCGCTGTCGCGCCGGTCGACGCAGATCGAATCGAACCGGTCCATGCTGCTCGTGGCCTGGCGGCGGGAGTATCCGGGACAGGAGCCGAGTCCTGACCAGGTGCACCGGATCGACCGGCTCGCGTGGGCGAGAGCCCGACCGAACAAGCCCGGCGACCTGGACGAGACGGCATGGGAGAAACTCATCGCCGGTGAGCTTGGCGCGATAGATTCTGACCTGTTGCGCGCCCGTCGCAAGGTACCATTTCGCGCGGTCTCTGTCGAAGGTCTGGATCTTGACTTGCTAGCAGCGCAAGCGATCGTCGAGGCGGATGCGCGGTCAGCGTGTTGCGGAGGAAGGTTCAGCCTGTTCGACGTCAGAGCTGGCGCGACGCGTGCGCTCGCGGGTTGCGGCGTCGTCGCCCCGCGCGATCACCTGCAACGAGTGATCGACGATGTCATCGACCGCGCCCTCAGATTGGCCACCGACTTATTGAAAGATGAGGCAGAGCGCCCAGCGCACGTGAAGGCATACATGGCGTCCACGACCGCTCGGCTGAAAGTCGAGCTGGGCGCACGGTTCGACGCGCTGAGCCGTGCGGGCGAGGCCATCGGCAGTGACGTGATCGTTCGGATCGCCGCTCAGGTCCTCGACGAGTACGTCGTGCTCGATGAGCGACAGGTGCAGGCCGCGGCGGCGATTGCGGGGACCGATCGACTGGTATCGGTGACGGGGCCGGCTGGCGCGGGGAAGACAACGATGCTGCGGGTCGCGAAAGTAGCAATCGCGCGGCAGGGGTATCGGATGCTGGTGGTCGCGCCGACCAAGAAAGCGGCATCCGTCGCCGAGCGTGAGATCGGTACTTCCGCGTCGAGCCTGCACGCGCTCCTCGCCGATCACGGGTTCCGCTGGGGGCGAGACCAGGCGGGAGCCGAAGCGTGGAGTCGCCTCGCTGTAGGCGACGTCGATCCCGCGACGGGGATCGAGTTCGCCGGACCTCGACGGTTCCTGCTGGCTGGAGGTGATCGGGTGGTGGTGGACGAGGCGGGCATGGTCGACCTGCAGACTGCGACGGCGCTGGCGACCGTCGCGGACGAGACGGGAGCCGGCGTCGCGATGGTCGGAGATCATCTCCAAGCACGTCCGGTTGGGCATTCCGGGGCAATGGCTTCGATGACGCGTCGGGCGACCGCGGTCGTGGAGCTGACGGCGGTGCATCGATTCACGGATCCGGACTACGCGGCGCTGACGCTGCGGATGCGGGAGCCGGCATCCAAGGACGTGGCTCTCGCCGTCGCCGCCGAACTCGACGGGCGTGGTTTGATTCGTCGCGTCTCCGATCACGACCAGGCGCGAGAGGAAATGATCGATGCCTACTTCCGATGGGCTGCCAACAACGGTCGCGTGGCGTTGGTCACCAGCAGCAACGAGGAAGCCGATGCGATCAACGAGAGGATCCAGCAGCGTCGCCTCGACCGCGGACAGTTGGGTGACACGCGCATCGTCGTCGGGCAGCGGGAGCAGCGACTTCTGGAGGGCGACATTGTCCAGACTCGTCGCAACGATCGACGGACGGGCGTCGAGAATCGAGCAGTCTGGGTCATCCGCAACATCGGGCCACGGGGAGTGGAGCTCGTGAGCCTCGGCGACAGCGGCGATACCTGCACGGTCGCGCATGAGTACACCGCCGAGCATGTGCACCTCGCATACGCGTCGACGGTGCGCGGCATTCAAGGGGAGACGACGGATGCCGCGATCGTCGGGCCTGGCGTCGACGCAGCGGGCCTCTACGTCGGGATGACTCGCGGTCGGGCACACAACGTGGCGATCACTGTTGCGCGCACGGATGCGGAAGCGCTGGATCAGACTGCCGACAGCATGATGCGCGGTATTCCAGAGGTGAGTATCGAGGACTCGATTCGGGCGGCGCGGATCGAACTCGGGCGGGCGGCGCGAGTGGGTGATCCCGTGAGGGGTCCGGTGCCCGGATTGGGTGACCGGCTCGTGCGTCAGGATATTTCGATCCGTGCCGCAATGGCGAAGCTTCTCGAGACGGATGCCCGTATCGCGGCGAAGGATTCGTCGGCGCATGGCCGCAAGAGTGGTGCAGAAGTCGATTCGTTGACGAACGCGCGTGCGGAGCTCGTTGCGCAGTACGAAGCGCGAGCCGACGAGTACTCGGAGCTTACTCGCCAGTACGGCGGCCGCCTACACGTCGATGGCGGTCGCTCTGGCCAGAGCCTGATGGGTCAGTCGGCGCACGATCACTCTGGGGTTTCCGACACTCGAGTTCCGTTGGCCGACGGTTTGTCCCTGGAACGATGA
- a CDS encoding PHB depolymerase family esterase, with amino-acid sequence MNSAIRLLPGTPDDANRDYLPESLKHSDIVVNENGNNSQPYPAGLTEHREVLVDGVEDTWYTFVPSGCRPGVALPLVISLHGGLMTGWGQAVYSSWTAVAEREGFVVVFPDAHERRMWAIDVAAEHVARMTRPNPEGLYLPAPAASVEANHDLQFVRALIERMAQEYDIDRERIFVHGMSAGNIMASQFARHLGGVLAGVAGSGGPTDPAMLFDADGEIINEAGPLAVWESRLDLDLAGTYYSDDIPSVVVANRNYWLRLNGVTDPPVIAVRGTDNFAFYRGAHADVVFRDVHNRDHGQTFDDAELVWDHLFSGVRRDADGSIVRDESLLPRTGDPFALAVAAGRAKAWVSGRRVPMSTPAFVWDSVQYHGRGGSTLSRGSYVFAPIDLLAEVFDATLADDDDGRVAELTLKDGRTLQFARGAIGCVVDGRITAMLAEAVWRDGVLCLPVQWLAEAILDFRASTHSGVVYVTDHHSQLSGNMARLIADLLLSHE; translated from the coding sequence ATGAACTCCGCCATCCGTCTTCTGCCCGGGACGCCGGACGACGCCAATCGCGACTACCTCCCGGAGTCGCTCAAGCACTCGGACATCGTCGTCAACGAGAACGGCAACAACTCGCAGCCGTATCCCGCAGGGCTGACCGAGCATCGGGAGGTTCTCGTCGACGGCGTCGAGGACACCTGGTACACCTTCGTGCCGAGCGGCTGTCGGCCGGGTGTTGCCCTGCCGCTCGTGATCTCGCTGCACGGCGGCCTCATGACCGGCTGGGGGCAGGCCGTCTACTCGTCGTGGACGGCGGTCGCCGAGCGCGAGGGCTTCGTTGTGGTCTTTCCCGACGCGCACGAGCGACGGATGTGGGCGATCGATGTCGCGGCGGAGCATGTCGCCAGAATGACCAGGCCCAACCCGGAAGGCCTCTACTTGCCCGCACCCGCGGCATCCGTCGAGGCCAATCATGACCTGCAGTTCGTGCGCGCGCTCATCGAGCGGATGGCTCAAGAGTACGACATCGATCGCGAGCGGATCTTCGTGCATGGCATGTCGGCGGGAAACATCATGGCCTCGCAGTTCGCGCGACATTTGGGTGGTGTCCTGGCGGGTGTCGCGGGGTCGGGGGGTCCCACCGACCCCGCGATGCTGTTCGACGCCGACGGCGAGATCATCAATGAAGCGGGCCCCCTGGCCGTGTGGGAGTCGCGCCTGGATCTCGATCTGGCGGGCACGTACTACTCGGACGACATCCCCTCGGTGGTCGTCGCCAATCGCAACTATTGGCTGCGCCTGAACGGCGTGACCGATCCGCCCGTGATCGCGGTGAGGGGTACGGACAACTTCGCCTTCTATCGCGGTGCGCATGCCGACGTGGTGTTCCGTGACGTGCACAACCGCGACCACGGCCAGACCTTCGACGACGCCGAGCTGGTCTGGGACCACTTGTTCTCCGGGGTTCGCCGCGACGCGGACGGGTCGATCGTCCGCGACGAGTCGTTGCTGCCGCGCACCGGGGATCCATTTGCTCTCGCCGTCGCGGCGGGGCGCGCCAAGGCGTGGGTGTCGGGTCGGAGAGTGCCGATGTCGACCCCGGCCTTCGTCTGGGACTCGGTCCAATACCACGGCCGGGGCGGATCGACGCTGTCCCGCGGCAGCTACGTGTTCGCGCCGATCGATCTGCTCGCGGAGGTCTTCGACGCGACACTCGCTGACGACGACGATGGGCGAGTCGCGGAGCTCACGCTTAAGGACGGACGCACGCTACAGTTCGCCCGTGGAGCCATCGGCTGCGTGGTCGATGGGCGCATCACAGCGATGCTCGCGGAAGCGGTCTGGCGAGATGGCGTTCTCTGCCTTCCCGTGCAGTGGCTCGCCGAAGCCATCCTCGACTTCCGAGCCTCCACACATTCCGGCGTCGTGTACGTAACTGATCACCACTCGCAGCTGTCAGGAAACATGGCCCGCCTGATCGCCGATCTCCTGCTATCTCACGAGTAA
- a CDS encoding alpha/beta hydrolase family protein, whose protein sequence is MALLTMNMASKHLRVNQEFSVILPDMPREGEPAEFYGATTDLPVVWLLHGTYGDHTDWVRKTNVERYATEKRVAVVMPSAMNTSYANWSRAMLGYNMYDYLLDELMPLVHNWFPVSSRRKDNFIAGLSMGGRGTITYAVNNPERFAAAAALSASPRDFATLTPEYLASDGPVAERFSRSIENAGGLDAFLASPDNTWRVIDERAASGELPRLLFACGADDDYVMDDLRPFRAHAEQIGLDAEFLVRDGYAHEWDFWDVAVRDAFEFFGLRDIDHDAV, encoded by the coding sequence ATGGCACTGCTGACGATGAACATGGCGAGCAAGCACCTGCGCGTGAATCAGGAGTTCAGCGTGATCCTGCCCGACATGCCGAGGGAGGGAGAGCCGGCGGAGTTCTATGGTGCGACCACCGATCTGCCCGTCGTCTGGCTGCTGCACGGCACCTACGGTGACCACACCGATTGGGTGCGCAAGACGAACGTCGAGCGGTACGCCACCGAAAAGCGGGTCGCGGTGGTCATGCCGAGCGCGATGAACACCAGCTACGCCAACTGGAGCCGCGCGATGCTCGGCTATAACATGTACGACTACCTGCTCGACGAGTTGATGCCATTGGTGCACAACTGGTTCCCGGTCTCGAGTCGACGTAAAGACAACTTCATCGCCGGACTGTCCATGGGCGGCCGGGGAACCATCACGTACGCGGTCAACAATCCGGAGCGCTTCGCTGCGGCGGCAGCGCTGTCCGCTTCGCCGCGCGATTTTGCCACGCTCACGCCGGAGTACCTGGCGTCGGACGGCCCTGTCGCCGAGCGCTTCTCGCGGTCGATCGAAAACGCCGGCGGGTTGGACGCGTTCCTCGCTTCGCCGGACAACACCTGGCGCGTCATCGACGAGCGCGCCGCATCCGGGGAGCTGCCGCGCCTGCTCTTCGCGTGCGGGGCCGACGACGACTACGTCATGGATGACCTGCGTCCGTTCCGCGCTCACGCCGAGCAGATAGGCCTCGACGCCGAGTTCCTCGTCCGCGACGGCTACGCGCACGAATGGGACTTCTGGGATGTGGCGGTGCGCGACGCGTTCGAGTTCTTCGGGCTGCGCGACATCGACCACGACGCGGTCTGA
- a CDS encoding MFS transporter — protein MTRAGGSPRIWTGPFVALFAINLVITFAQFMTISLIPKLAVSLGATSITVGVVTGIFAVTALAVRPAVGWATLKVRHSYLLMGTLALIIVAFVLYGISDSIPVLIAARLLHGAAMGFLAPVTLALASNALPASRMAQGIGVFSLGQAVSTAVGPSVGLWLLETFGSLPSFLLGAVLLLGAAVAAGFIRSPRPGPAAEQRFGWRSFIAVEAIVPATVMLCLAGAFSGVNAFIVLYGEARGVAQIGLFFAAYAVFILLSRPLAGRLADTYGLTVVIVPGLLMFAVSFIVISQVTTLTGFLIAGAISALGYGICQPAIQTLSLMSVSPERRGVASNTNYIGIDLGYLLLPVAAGWIVTASMDAGAATSDAYSMMYLVLIVPIGIGLLVFLLFGRGSRGPGHAEPLVELDE, from the coding sequence ATGACGCGCGCCGGTGGCTCGCCCCGCATCTGGACGGGGCCTTTCGTCGCGCTTTTCGCGATCAATCTCGTCATCACCTTCGCGCAGTTCATGACCATTTCCCTGATTCCCAAACTCGCCGTGTCGCTCGGCGCCACGTCGATCACGGTCGGCGTCGTCACAGGGATCTTCGCCGTGACCGCCCTCGCGGTGCGGCCGGCGGTGGGATGGGCCACGCTGAAGGTGCGGCACTCGTACCTTCTGATGGGCACGCTCGCCCTGATCATCGTCGCCTTCGTGCTCTACGGAATCTCCGACAGTATCCCGGTGCTGATCGCCGCCCGCCTTCTCCACGGCGCAGCCATGGGCTTCCTCGCACCGGTGACGCTGGCCCTGGCCAGCAACGCCCTGCCCGCGTCGCGGATGGCGCAGGGCATCGGCGTCTTCTCGCTGGGCCAGGCTGTCAGCACCGCCGTGGGGCCGTCGGTCGGCCTGTGGCTGCTGGAGACGTTCGGGTCCCTCCCGTCCTTCCTCCTGGGCGCGGTCCTGCTGCTGGGCGCCGCGGTCGCGGCCGGGTTCATCCGCTCGCCGAGGCCCGGGCCGGCTGCCGAGCAGCGTTTCGGCTGGCGATCCTTCATTGCGGTCGAGGCGATCGTCCCGGCGACGGTGATGCTCTGCCTCGCCGGAGCCTTCTCGGGTGTGAACGCGTTCATCGTGCTGTACGGCGAAGCGCGCGGCGTCGCTCAGATCGGGCTGTTCTTCGCCGCGTACGCGGTGTTCATCCTGCTGTCGCGGCCGCTGGCGGGGCGTCTTGCCGACACCTACGGTCTCACGGTGGTCATCGTGCCCGGACTGCTCATGTTCGCGGTGTCCTTCATCGTGATCAGTCAGGTGACGACTCTCACGGGCTTCCTGATCGCCGGCGCGATCTCGGCGCTCGGTTACGGGATCTGCCAGCCGGCCATCCAAACCCTGTCGCTCATGTCTGTCAGCCCGGAACGGCGAGGCGTAGCCAGCAACACGAACTACATCGGAATCGACCTCGGCTATCTTCTGCTACCTGTCGCGGCGGGCTGGATCGTGACGGCGAGCATGGATGCCGGCGCCGCGACCTCGGACGCGTATTCGATGATGTATCTCGTCCTGATCGTGCCGATCGGAATCGGCCTGCTGGTCTTCCTGCTCTTCGGACGCGGCTCCCGGGGCCCCGGCCACGCCGAACCTCTCGTCGAACTCGACGAGTGA
- the gtfA gene encoding sucrose phosphorylase has protein sequence MNQAMLITYADSLGGDLKALARTLRTHFAGAFGGVHILPFFPSSGDRGFAVVEYDIVDPAFGDWSDIDDIGRDHYLMADFMINHASIRSREFVDYMRRGDESPFRKMFIHWDEFWPDGDATEDEMAALYRRKPNGPFLEFTRDDGRVVRLWNTFFAEQIDIDPWQPVTQEYFARNLGMLAERVAIVRFDAFAYASKRPGTSCFFVEPEVWEVLEIGMEPLRARGTEMLPEIHENYGIQLKMAEKGHWVYDFALPMLTLHALFTGRSDRLLHWLEICPRKQFTTLDTHDGIGVVDVVGLLTEDEIELVSDRVNSETAVLREVVPLPASVIRKGAAGAQKYQLMSSYYSAVGEDDTAYLLARVFQLFVPGIPQVYYVGALFGVNDLEALEAARDPRSANRHDYTLDEIAERVGKPQIQKFLEVLRFRNTFPAFGGAFTVIEEGAGVLRLTWSDASCSVALVADFPGLAFRITTRRGDAQEELVFSS, from the coding sequence GTGAACCAAGCGATGCTCATCACCTACGCCGACAGTCTCGGAGGTGACCTCAAGGCGTTGGCCCGCACCCTGCGCACACACTTCGCCGGCGCCTTCGGAGGTGTGCACATCCTGCCGTTCTTCCCATCGTCGGGGGACCGGGGATTCGCGGTTGTCGAGTACGACATCGTCGACCCCGCCTTCGGCGACTGGTCCGACATCGACGACATCGGACGCGACCACTATCTGATGGCCGACTTCATGATCAACCACGCGTCGATCCGCTCTCGCGAATTCGTCGACTACATGCGCCGAGGCGACGAGTCGCCCTTCCGGAAGATGTTCATCCACTGGGACGAGTTCTGGCCCGATGGCGATGCGACGGAAGACGAGATGGCGGCGCTGTATCGGCGCAAGCCGAATGGCCCGTTCTTGGAATTCACCCGCGACGACGGCCGCGTCGTCCGCCTCTGGAACACGTTCTTCGCCGAGCAGATCGACATCGATCCGTGGCAGCCGGTCACGCAGGAGTACTTCGCACGCAACCTCGGCATGCTCGCCGAGCGCGTCGCGATCGTTCGCTTCGACGCGTTCGCGTATGCCTCCAAGCGGCCCGGAACCAGTTGCTTCTTCGTGGAACCCGAAGTGTGGGAAGTGCTCGAGATCGGCATGGAGCCGTTGCGCGCCCGCGGGACGGAGATGCTGCCCGAGATCCATGAGAACTACGGGATTCAGTTGAAGATGGCCGAGAAGGGTCACTGGGTCTACGACTTCGCCCTGCCGATGCTGACGCTGCACGCGTTGTTCACCGGTCGGTCCGACCGACTTCTGCATTGGCTCGAGATCTGTCCGCGCAAGCAGTTCACGACGCTCGACACCCATGACGGAATCGGCGTCGTCGACGTGGTGGGACTGCTCACCGAAGACGAGATCGAGTTGGTCTCGGATCGCGTCAACTCCGAGACGGCCGTGCTGCGCGAGGTCGTGCCGCTGCCCGCGTCCGTGATCCGCAAGGGGGCTGCTGGCGCGCAGAAGTACCAATTGATGTCGTCGTACTACTCCGCGGTGGGCGAGGACGACACGGCATACCTCCTCGCGCGGGTGTTTCAGCTGTTCGTTCCCGGCATCCCGCAGGTCTATTACGTCGGTGCGCTGTTCGGTGTGAACGACCTCGAGGCGCTGGAGGCCGCGCGCGATCCGCGCAGCGCCAACCGCCATGACTACACGCTGGACGAGATCGCCGAGCGGGTCGGCAAGCCGCAGATCCAGAAGTTCTTGGAGGTGCTGCGGTTCCGCAACACGTTCCCGGCCTTCGGCGGCGCGTTCACGGTCATCGAGGAGGGCGCCGGCGTTCTGCGATTGACATGGTCGGATGCCTCATGCTCCGTCGCGCTGGTCGCCGACTTCCCCGGTCTTGCTTTTCGCATCACGACTCGTCGCGGGGATGCTCAGGAGGAGCTGGTCTTCTCGTCCTGA
- a CDS encoding helix-turn-helix domain-containing protein, whose product MRDLLARLAQNDEDASAALRVLDYFDALDDRAGGPETYLRGAAALSASAVGMVLNERRLTLRIAPNGERLRADRSFEPSEEWLQRTLASSSSNRVWVETHERSTFHELILERVEQGVNRWTGRMEALTPEPAQAWSVLLNDPVPGERRHQLFAALRLDTARRYQVVAQVPPARTDGLHAYTTVQGVQVGATIRPAPFEMEYEVGERARYGIGPAVDVVDLLDSWRRAVVVLRLARQGEALPWDKLGVLAPLFLRAKTDELLAEPIVNAIDSENMPWLDETVTAVTQTGSVRGAADLLGLHHSTVQKRIDKLQHHFNLNLANSRHVYHLWLACAAYRFASFGTPENMATEVRLAPRPFDVPPDA is encoded by the coding sequence ATGAGAGATCTGCTGGCGCGACTGGCGCAGAACGATGAAGACGCCTCCGCCGCGCTGAGAGTACTTGACTACTTCGACGCACTCGACGACCGGGCCGGTGGCCCCGAGACTTACCTGCGCGGCGCAGCGGCGTTGAGCGCGTCCGCGGTCGGCATGGTGCTCAACGAGCGGCGTCTGACACTCCGGATCGCCCCGAACGGTGAGCGACTGCGCGCCGACCGCAGCTTCGAACCCTCCGAAGAGTGGCTCCAGCGCACGCTTGCATCGTCCTCGAGCAACCGAGTCTGGGTCGAGACGCACGAGCGCAGCACTTTCCATGAGCTCATCCTGGAGCGCGTCGAACAGGGCGTGAACCGATGGACGGGCCGCATGGAGGCGCTCACTCCCGAACCGGCTCAGGCGTGGTCGGTCTTGTTGAACGATCCCGTGCCCGGCGAGCGGCGCCATCAACTGTTCGCGGCGCTTCGCTTGGATACCGCGCGCCGCTATCAGGTCGTCGCCCAAGTGCCCCCCGCGCGCACGGACGGACTTCACGCCTACACGACCGTGCAGGGCGTGCAGGTCGGCGCGACGATCCGCCCGGCGCCGTTCGAGATGGAGTACGAGGTCGGCGAGCGTGCACGCTACGGCATCGGCCCGGCTGTCGACGTCGTGGACCTGCTCGATTCGTGGCGACGCGCTGTCGTCGTGCTTCGCCTCGCGCGTCAGGGGGAGGCCCTGCCCTGGGACAAGCTCGGCGTCCTGGCGCCACTGTTCCTGCGCGCCAAGACCGATGAGTTGCTCGCCGAGCCGATCGTCAATGCGATCGACTCGGAGAACATGCCCTGGCTCGATGAGACCGTCACCGCGGTCACCCAGACCGGTTCCGTCCGCGGCGCTGCCGACCTGCTGGGGCTGCATCACTCCACGGTGCAGAAGCGCATCGACAAGCTGCAGCACCACTTCAACCTCAACCTCGCCAACTCGCGGCACGTGTATCACCTGTGGCTCGCCTGCGCCGCGTACCGGTTCGCCTCCTTCGGCACGCCTGAGAACATGGCCACCGAGGTGCGCCTGGCTCCGCGACCCTTCGACGTCCCACCGGACGCCTGA
- a CDS encoding alpha/beta hydrolase fold domain-containing protein, with the protein MTSDVPVRPAYDAELASSLRAAGGPYVLDFDDIDLLQKIQANVRATSDVSRGELEALGLVVLDHHALAHDGYRVPLHHVFSPSSSSPRPCIIYIHGGGMIMGTPWDGVTDFPRWIADFGVSVVTVDYRLAPTAKAPTLVEDCYAALRHVHASAAEWGIDPAAIVVAGMSAGGGLAAGTAVLARDRGGPALRGQLLMAPMLDPDSDGDSMRQQPSGPWNREENSAAWKMVLDGVPENEVGCNAPGRVPRLGDLPPALLEVGSAEIFRTEVIDYAGRIWQVGGDAELHVWSGGFHGFQSYPHAAVTQAAIESRRNWLGRLFGYGPQEATQHERSAGATGAER; encoded by the coding sequence GTGACCAGCGACGTTCCCGTCCGCCCCGCCTATGATGCCGAGCTCGCCAGTTCACTCCGGGCAGCCGGCGGGCCGTATGTCCTGGACTTCGACGATATCGACCTCCTCCAGAAAATTCAGGCCAACGTCCGCGCGACATCAGACGTGTCACGCGGCGAGCTCGAGGCACTGGGTCTGGTGGTCCTCGACCATCATGCGTTGGCCCACGACGGTTACCGCGTCCCGCTGCATCACGTGTTCTCGCCGTCCTCGAGCTCGCCACGCCCATGCATCATCTACATCCACGGGGGCGGGATGATCATGGGGACGCCCTGGGACGGCGTCACGGACTTCCCGAGGTGGATCGCCGACTTCGGCGTGAGCGTCGTGACCGTCGACTATCGCCTGGCCCCGACCGCCAAGGCGCCCACGCTCGTCGAGGACTGCTACGCGGCGTTGCGTCACGTGCATGCCAGCGCCGCCGAGTGGGGCATTGATCCCGCGGCGATCGTCGTAGCGGGTATGAGCGCCGGGGGCGGGCTTGCCGCGGGCACGGCCGTGCTCGCACGGGACCGCGGCGGACCAGCGCTGCGCGGGCAGCTGCTTATGGCCCCGATGCTCGACCCTGACAGCGACGGTGACTCGATGCGCCAGCAGCCCTCCGGGCCCTGGAACCGTGAAGAGAATTCTGCTGCGTGGAAGATGGTGCTCGACGGGGTCCCCGAGAACGAGGTCGGATGCAACGCGCCCGGCCGTGTCCCGCGGCTGGGTGACCTGCCCCCGGCGCTGCTCGAGGTCGGTTCGGCCGAGATCTTCCGCACGGAGGTCATCGATTATGCTGGTCGCATCTGGCAGGTCGGCGGGGATGCCGAGTTGCACGTGTGGAGCGGGGGGTTCCACGGTTTTCAGAGCTACCCCCACGCGGCGGTGACCCAGGCGGCGATCGAGTCACGGCGCAACTGGCTGGGCCGGCTGTTCGGATATGGACCGCAGGAGGCGACGCAGCATGAGAGATCTGCTGGCGCGACTGGCGCAGAACGATGA